One stretch of Malus domestica chromosome 14, GDT2T_hap1 DNA includes these proteins:
- the LOC139191191 gene encoding uncharacterized protein, which translates to MKGSKSISDYFSRVLAASNQLKRNGEKLEDVRITEKILRSLDPKFKHMTIEETKNLEEISIEQLMGSLQAYEEKRKKRQRNDEQLLKTHVQPKKKEESLDNKRSKYKRSRGRGHGCGRGLNFNNHSNYEGGGSSTKGRGRGRSNLRYEKSQVQCYNCQKFGHYAWECRASSNKLDEKVNYVKEEKEDNGVVLLACKNNDGDQDYTWYLDTGASNHMCGKRSMFVKLNESVSGNVSFGDESKIPVKGKVSNKKCVGKDSARSMEWKKTSYDSNSKGYKLYKPNNGKTVISRDVTFDEEGEWDFGSHAGDLHFFPQFEEENEQGMMEQAREVQQESTTPPASPTSTNHGNSLASSSGSLNEREVPRTRSLRDLYEVAKRLDNPTLFCFFADCEPIDFQEAVQDTKWRKAMDEEIEAIQKNDTWELAILLKGHKAIGVKWVYKTKKNANGEVERYKARLVAKGYSQSAGIDYDEVFAPVVQLETIRLLISLAA; encoded by the exons ATGAAAGGGTCTAAATCAATCTCtgattatttctcaagagtCCTAGCCGCttccaatcaattaaaaagaaacggaGAAAAGTTAGAAGATGTTAGAATTACGGAGAAAATACTACGCTCGTTGGACCCCAAGTTCAAGCACATGACGattgaagaaactaaaaactTGGAAGAAATTAGTATAGAGCAATTAATGGGTTCGCTACAAGCATATGAAGAGAAACGTAAGAAGAGGCAAAGGAATGATGAGCAGCTCCTCAAGACACATGTCcagccaaagaagaaagaagaaagcttgGACAACAAGAGAAGCAAGTACAAAAGAAGTCGTGGTCGTGGACATGGATGTGGACGTGGTTTGAACTTCAACAACCATAGCAACTACGAAGGAGGAGGAAGCTCAACAAAAGGTCGTGGAAGAGGACGctcaaacttgaggtatgaaaaatctcaagttcaatgctacaattgtcaaaagtttGGGCATTATGCTTGGGAATGTAGAGCTTCTAGCAACAAGCTTGATGAGAAGGTCAATTatgtgaaagaagagaaagaagataatGGTGTTGTGCTACTAGCATGCAAGAACAATGATGGAGACCAAGACTATACATGGTACCTTGACACCGGCGCCAGCAACCACATGTGCGGAAAAAGAAGCATGTTCGTAAAGCTCAATGAATCAGTGAGTGGcaacgtttcttttggagacgaatccaaaatacccgtcaaaggaaaag TCTCCAACAAGAAGTGTGTGGGGAAAGACTCCGCAAGAAGCATGGAGTGGAAGAAAACCAG cTATGACTCAAATTCAAAAGGTTATAAACTGTATAAACCAAACAATGGGAAGACGGTGATCAGTCGAGACGTGACGtttgatgaagaaggagaatgggATTTTGGCTCTCATGCAGGTGATCTTCACTTCTTTCCTcagtttgaagaagagaatgaacAAGGGATGATGGAGCAAGCAAGAGAGGTTCAACAAGAATCCACTACTCCACCTGCTTCACCAACATCAACCAATCATGGTAATTCACTAGCATCATCAAGTGGGAGTCtaaatgaaagagaagtaccacGCACAAGAAGTCTACGAGATCTCTATGAGGTAGCTAAAAGACTTGATAATCCTACACTTTTCTGTTTCTTTGCTGATTGTGAACCAATTGACTTCCAAGAAGCAGTGCAAGATACTAAGTGGAggaaagcaatggatgaagaaattgaagcaatCCAGAAGAACGATACATGGGAACTCGCTATTCTTCTGAAAGGACACAAAGCCATCGGAGTCAAGTGGGTGTATAAGACAAAGAAGAATGCCAACGGAGAGGTCGAAAGATACAAGGCGAGATTAGTGGCGAAAGGCTATAGTCAAAGTGCCGGAATCGACTATGATGAGGTATTTGCACCCGTTGTTCAGTTGGAAACTATacgattactaatttctttggcagcttaa
- the LOC114821007 gene encoding cytochrome P450 86A22-like: MEASTALMILSAIAAYLVWFKMISRSMYGPRVWPLLGSLPGLIQNVNRMHDWIADNLRQCGGTYQTCTCAIPFLARKQGLVTVTCDPKNLEHILKTRFDNYPKGPTWQAVFHDLLGDGIFNSDGDTWLFQRKTAALEFTTRTLRQAMARWVSRAIELRFCPVLEAAQNEAKPVDLQDLLLRLTFDNICGLAFGKDPQTLALGLPENDFANAFDRATEATLQRFILPEIIWKIKKWLGLGMEVSLNHSLHHIDKYLSGIINARKLELASQQQGRGNGTPHDDLLSRFMKKKSYSDKFLQEVALNFILAGRDTSSVALSWFFWLVIQNPQVEEKILSEICTVLMETRGSDTSKWVKEPLFFEEVDRLTYLKATLSETLRLYPSVPQDSKHTINDDVLPSGTFVPAGSSVTYSIYGIGRMKFIWGEDCLEFKPERWLSLDGKKMEVQDSYKFVSFNAGPRICLGKDLAYLQMKSIAAAVLLRHRLVVVPGHRVEQKMSLTLFMKYGLRVNVHPRDLMPILAKIGNGDQWGKDVEIVV; this comes from the coding sequence ATGGAGGCATCGACGGCTCTAATGATCTTATCAGCCATAGCGGCGTATTTAGTTTGGTTCAAGATGATCTCACGGTCAATGTACGGTCCACGTGTCTGGCCGCTGTTGGGTAGCCTCCCGGGTCTCATACAGAACGTGAACCGGATGCACGACTGGATCGCCGACAATCTCCGCCAGTGCGGCGGCACGTACCAGACCTGCACCTGCGCCATTCCATTCCTGGCGCGCAAGCAAGGGCTCGTGACTGTCACCTGCGACCCCAAGAACTTGGAGCACATTTTGAAGACTCGGTTTGATAATTACCCCAAGGGTCCAACCTGGCAAGCTGTGTTCCATGATCTGCTTGGCGATGGGATCTTCAACAGTGATGGTGACACGTGGCTGTTCCAGCGTAAGACGGCGGCACTGGAATTCACCACCCGAACGCTCCGCCAAGCCATGGCTCGGTGGGTGAGCCGAGCCATCGAGCTTAGGTTTTGCCCAGTTCTTGAGGCGGCTCAAAACGAAGCCAAGCCGGTGGATCTTCAAGACCTCTTGCTTCGGCTCACTTTCGATAACATATGCGGATTGGCATTCGGGAAGGATCCACAAACGCTAGCTCTGGGCCTTCCCGAAAACGACTTCGCGAATGCTTTCGATCGAGCCACCGAAGCCACGTTGCAACGCTTCATCTTGCCCGAAATCATATGGAAAATCAAAAAATGGCTTGGGCTCGGAATGGAAGTCAGCTTGAACCATAGCCTCCATCACATTGATAAATACCTATCCGGTATCATCAACGCGCGTAAGCTCGAGTTGGCAAGCCAACAACAAGGTCGTGGCAATGGGACCCCACATGATGACTTGCTGTCTCGGTTCATGAAGAAAAAGTCCTACTCGGACAAATTCCTTCAAGAGGTAGCACTCAATTTCATCCTAGCTGGACGTGACACGTCATCGGTTGCGCTGAGTTGGTTCTTTTGGTTGGTGATTCAAAACCCACAAGTGGAGGAGAAAATCCTTTCTGAAATTTGCACCGTTCTGATGGAGACACGTGGCAGTGATACTTCCAAATGGGTGAAAGAGCCCCTATTCTTTGAAGAAGTTGATCGATTGACATACCTTAAGGCAACATTGTCTGAGACCCTAAGGCTTTACCCTTCTGTGCCACAAGACTCCAAGCACACAATCAATGACGACGTTTTGCCGAGTGGGACATTTGTTCCGGCAGGCTCTTCAGTCACATATTCGATTTACGGGATCGGTCGCATGAAGTTCATTTGGGGTGAAGATTGCCTAGAATTTAAGCCGGAGAGGTGGTTGTCTTTGGATGGCAAAAAAATGGAGGTACAAGATTCTTACAAGTTTGTTTCTTTCAATGCCGGTCCAAGAATTTGTTTGGGCAAGGATTTAGCTTACTTGCAAATGAAGTCGATTGCGGCGGCCGTGTTGCTAAGGCACCGGCTCGTGGTGGTGCCGGGCCACCGGGTGGAGCAGAAGATGTCGTTGACTTTGTTCATGAAGTATGGCCTCAGGGTTAACGTGCACCCTAGGGATTTGATGCCTATTTTGGCAAAAATAGGCAACGGGGACCAATGGGGAAAAGATGTTGAGATTGTGGTTTGA